Below is a genomic region from Thermus oshimai DSM 12092.
CGCCCGGCTCTTCCGGAGAAGGGCCTGCCGGGCCTCCTGCAGGTTCAAAAGGGCCGCGTCCCGCAGGACAGGGGGCAAGACCTCCCCCTCCTGCCTTAGAAGGCTTTGGGCCTGCTCCAAAGCGGGAAGGGCTTGGTTTTGGGCCTCGATCCGCACCTGGCCCAGGGCGCTTTCCAGGCGATCGTAAAGCTCAGGCAGGGGTGCGGCCAGGGCCAGGGCCAGCCAAAGGAAGAGCGCTACGCCTCGTTTCATCCGCCAACCTCCGTGGGCGTGGTGATCCGCCTCAGGGCGTGGAGCAAACGGCCGATGTTGGCCTCCTTGCGGGCCATGACCCCCACATACCCCCCTTCCAGGGGCCTGAGGGCCACGAGCCCCTGGGGCAGAAGGGCGTAGAAGGCGCGGTAGCCTTGCCTTCCCAAAAGGAAGTGCACGGCCTCAAAAGGCGGGGCCTCTCCGGCGAGGAGCTCCTCCCGCCCCCTCTGGCCCACCACCACCACCCCCAAAACCCCCTCCAGCCGGGCCAGGCGGCGGGCCAGGGCGTGGCGCGCCTCGGGGTTTTCCAGGTCCACCACCTCCGGGGGGAGGTTTGCCTCCTCTTCCTCTTCCGCTTCCTCTTCGGCCACCTGGGGGGCCAGGGCCTTCAGCTCCCCGATGAGGCGCTTGAGCTCCCGGGGCATCTCCCTGAAAGGCAGAAGAGCTTTAAGCTCCTGCCATAGCGGGCCTTCCAGAAACCGGGCCCATTCCCAAGGCGAGGAGGGAAGGGGCCCCTTAGCGGCTTTCAGGAGCAGGTTTCTCGCCGCTTGGGGGGAAAGATACCGGGTCAGGATTTCCAAAACGGCCTCTTCCATAGGCTTGGGGCTTGCCAATTCACCCTCTAGAGTGTACCATAACCGTTGGCCCGAGGGTTCGGGCCCCTTCCGCTGGGGTGTCGTCTAACGGCAGGACAGCGGACTCTGGATCCGCCGGTCGTGGTTCGAGTCCACGCACCCCAGCCAAAACCCGGCCCCATCGACTAGCGGTTAGGTCACCGCCCTTTCAAGGCGGCGGCGGGGGTTCGAATCCCCCTGGGGTCACCAAACGGTCCGAGCCGCACCGCGGCCCCATCGTCTAGAGGCCTAGGACACGGCCCTCTCAAGGCCGAGACGGGGGTTCGAATCCCCCTGGGGTCACCAGCGCGGCTCGGATCGGCTTTTCCCTTGACGCTTCCTCCCTTTTCCGGCAAACTGGACCTGCTGATACCCCCTCCTGGTATATGGGGGTGTAGGGTGATGGATAGGAGGGAACCATGGAGTTTACCCTGACCGGTCTGGCGGGCGGCGCCCAAAGCGAGGAGCGGTACGACGTGGTCATCATCGGTGGGGGGCCTGCGGGTCTCACCGCGGGGATTTACACGGGCCGGGGCGGGCTCAAGACCGTCATCGTGGAAAAGGGCCTGCCCGGGGGGCAGATCGCCCAGACGGACGAGGTGGAGAACTACCCTGGCTTCCCCGAGGGCATCTCCGGCCCCGAGCTGGCGAGCCGCATGGTGCAGCAGGCGGAGAAGTTCGGGGCCAAGATCGTCATGGATGAGGTCCTGGGGGTGGAGAAGTCGGAGGAGGGCTTTCTGGTGCGGGGGTTTGAGCGGAACTACCCCGCCCGGGCGGTGATCATCGCCACCGGGGCCACCCCCAGGAAGCTCGGGGTTCCCGGGGAGGAGCGGTTTTACGGCCGGGGGGTTTCCACCTGCGCCACCTGCGACGGGTTCTTCTACCGGGACAAAGAGGTGGTGGTGGTGGGCGGGGGGGACGCGGCGGTGGAGGAGGGGCTGTTCCTCACCAAGTTCGCCCGCAAGGTGACCCTGGTCCACCGCCGGGACGAGCTTAGGGCCAACAAGGTGGCCCAGGCCCGGGCCTTCCAGAACCCCAAGATGCACTTCCTCTTTTCCCACATCGTCACCGAGGTGCTGGGGGAGGAGAACGTCACCGGGGTGCGCCTCAAGAACCTGAAGACGGGGGAGGAGTACGTCTACCCCACGGACGGGGTCTTCGTCTTCATCGGCCACGAGCCCAACACCGCCTTCCTCAAGG
It encodes:
- the trxB gene encoding thioredoxin-disulfide reductase, whose amino-acid sequence is MEFTLTGLAGGAQSEERYDVVIIGGGPAGLTAGIYTGRGGLKTVIVEKGLPGGQIAQTDEVENYPGFPEGISGPELASRMVQQAEKFGAKIVMDEVLGVEKSEEGFLVRGFERNYPARAVIIATGATPRKLGVPGEERFYGRGVSTCATCDGFFYRDKEVVVVGGGDAAVEEGLFLTKFARKVTLVHRRDELRANKVAQARAFQNPKMHFLFSHIVTEVLGEENVTGVRLKNLKTGEEYVYPTDGVFVFIGHEPNTAFLKGVVELRPDGYIAVRDEVFTSVPGIFAAGDVADPIYRQLTTSVGAGTRAAMMAERYLSGHGEAVHAG